One genomic segment of Brassica napus cultivar Da-Ae chromosome A3, Da-Ae, whole genome shotgun sequence includes these proteins:
- the LOC106439376 gene encoding cytochrome P450 72A15-like → MEISVALVTVSVAIVLVSSWTWRTLKLVWFRPKMLESYLRRQGLSGTPYTPLIGDLKRNFSMTMDARSKPIKLTDDISPRVMPFPFEMLKNQGRTFFTWLGTTPTITIMDPEQMKEVFNKIYDFQKPHTFPLRNVVAKGLAKYDGEKWAKHRRIINPAFHLEKIKNMVPAFHQSCSQVVGKWEKLVLDKGSSCEVDVWPGLVSMTADVISRTAFGSSYKEGQRIFELQAELAQLMMLTFLKSFIPGYLYLPTKNNRRMKAASREIHVILRGIINKRLRAREAGEAPSDDLLGILLESNSGQAKGNEMSIEDVMEECKLFYFAGQETTSVLLVWTMVLLSQHQEWQARAREEVKQVFGDKEPNTEGLNQLKVMTMILYEVLRLYPPAAQLTRAIHKEMKLGDLTLPGGVQINLPILLVHRDIQLWGKDAAEFKPERFEDGVSKATKGQVSFFPFGWGPRICIGQNFALMETKMALALMLQRFSFELSPSYVHAPYTVLTLQPQSGAHLILHKISSTTQCDVFKKSFLR, encoded by the exons ATGGAGATATCAGTTGCGTTAGTAACAGTTTCAGTAGCTATAGTTCTTGTGTCGTCGTGGACATGGAGAACATTAAAGTTGGTTTGGTTTAGACCAAAGATGCTTGAGAGTTACTTGAGAAGACAAGGTCTCTCCGGTACTCCGTACACGCCTCTCATCGGCGATTTAAAGAGAAACTTTAGTATGACGATGGATGCAAGATCCAAACCCATCAAACTAACGGATGATATCTCACCACGTGTCATGCCTTTTCCATTCGAAATGCTCAAGAATCAGG GAAGGACGTTTTTTACATGGCTTGGAACTACACCAACCATCACTATAATGGATCCTGAGCAAATGAAGGAAGTGTTcaacaaaatttatgatttccAGAAGCCACATACGTTCCCTTTGCGTAACGTGGTAGCCAAGGGACTCGCTAAGTATGATGGTGAGAAATGGGCGAAACACCGAAGAATCATCAACCCGGCATTCCACCTTGAGAAAATCAAG AATATGGTACCTGCGTTCCACCAAAGCTGCAGCCAGGTTGTTGGCAAATGGGAAAAGTTAGTCTTGGATAAAGGATCCTCATGTGAGGTGGACGTGTGGCCAGGGCTTGTGAGCATGACTGCAGATGTGATCTCTCGTACTGCTTTTGGCAGCAGCTACAAAGAAGGACAGAGGATATTTGAGCTCCAAGCGGAACTAGCACAGCTCATGATGCTAACTTTTCTGAAATCTTTCATCCCTGGATATCT TTATCTCCCAACAAAGAATAATAGAAGGATGAAGGCAGCATCCAGAGAAATCCATGTTATACTGAGAGGGATCATTAACAAAAGGTTAAGGGCTAGAGAAGCTGGAGAAGCACCAAGTGACGATTTGCTAGGTATACTTCTTGAATCAAATTCAGGGCAAGCTAAAGGAAATGAAATGAGCATTGAAGATGTGATGGAGGAGTGTAAGTTGTTCTATTTCGCTGGACAGGAGACAACTTCAGTGCTTCTGGTCTGGACAATGGTTCTGTTAAGTCAACACCAAGAGTGGCAAGCTCGCGCACGGGAAGAAGTGAAGCAAGTTTTTGGAGACAAAGAACCAAACACAGAAGGCTTGAACCAGCTCAAAGTT ATGACGATGATTCTTTATGAGGTCCTTAGGCTATATCCTCCAGCAGCGCAGCTGACCCGAGCCATTCACAAAGAGATGAAGCTAGGCGACCTGACACTACCAGGAGGCGTTCAGATCAATCTACCTATTCTGCTAGTCCATCGCGACATACAGCTATGGGGTAAAGATGCAGCGGAGTTCAAGCCAGAGAGGTTCGAAGACGGTGTCTCAAAGGCAACAAAGGGGCAAGTTTCTTTTTTTCCCTTTGGGTGGGGACCAAGGATCTGCATTGGCCAGAATTTTGCTCTGATGGAGACAAAGATGGCTCTTGCTTTGATGCTACAGAGATTCTCCTTTGAGCTTTCTCCTTCCTATGTTCATGCTCCTTACACAGTCTTGACACTGCAGCCACAGTCCGGTGCTCATCTTATCCTACACAAGATTAGTTCCACCACCCAATgtgatgtttttaaaaagagCTTCTTACGGTAa